In a genomic window of Leptospira wolbachii serovar Codice str. CDC:
- a CDS encoding helix-turn-helix domain-containing protein yields MFEFVGSWLQFGAWFHFVLGIGILVKERGSKGFPFAMIAAFSGGTLVLYAYRLYAGLEFETSLWNQGYVPIIYLIPGSMQYTIEQFLSLEPVPMGKLYRLYPTFAVILLILILQWMAPNTLSQTMNQSFTGASISIPELTSILGCLYWMGTFVWMIYQYRSILYNNPNKEAKLGVQVLGMILKGNITFAGFILLSTILRWHSGIYFTAGLATMMAVVAFISTQIKDELFKDILPGLRQSYRTSRILNLDLEKLQKELDYLMKVECIYREEDLSLASLSERLGIKDYQLSEYINAYLGINFNRLVNESRIAEVCRLIEKEPKANLLSLAYQVGFNSKANFNLAFKSLKKMSPSEYAKSVGKGHSA; encoded by the coding sequence ATGTTCGAATTCGTCGGCTCATGGCTCCAATTTGGGGCTTGGTTTCATTTTGTTTTAGGCATTGGAATTCTTGTCAAAGAGAGAGGTTCCAAAGGATTTCCCTTTGCTATGATTGCTGCCTTTTCTGGTGGGACCTTGGTTTTATACGCTTATCGTTTATATGCTGGTCTGGAATTTGAAACTTCTCTTTGGAACCAGGGGTATGTTCCTATTATCTATTTGATTCCCGGAAGTATGCAATACACAATCGAACAGTTTCTGAGTCTGGAACCTGTACCTATGGGAAAACTCTACCGATTGTATCCCACTTTCGCTGTGATTTTACTTATACTAATATTACAATGGATGGCACCAAATACACTTTCCCAAACTATGAATCAAAGTTTTACGGGAGCATCCATTTCTATTCCCGAACTTACTTCAATCTTGGGATGTCTCTATTGGATGGGTACTTTTGTTTGGATGATCTATCAGTATAGAAGTATACTTTATAACAACCCAAATAAAGAAGCAAAGTTAGGTGTTCAGGTACTCGGAATGATTTTAAAAGGGAACATTACCTTTGCTGGTTTCATTTTACTTAGCACAATTTTACGATGGCATTCGGGAATTTATTTTACCGCAGGGCTTGCGACGATGATGGCAGTGGTTGCTTTTATCAGCACACAAATTAAGGATGAACTTTTTAAAGACATCCTTCCGGGTCTCCGTCAATCCTACCGTACATCTCGAATCCTTAACTTAGATTTAGAAAAACTTCAAAAAGAACTCGACTACCTGATGAAAGTAGAATGTATCTATCGCGAAGAAGATTTGAGTTTGGCATCTCTTTCCGAACGACTAGGAATTAAAGACTACCAACTCAGTGAATACATTAACGCCTATCTGGGTATCAACTTCAATCGTTTGGTAAACGAATCTCGTATAGCTGAAGTTTGCCGATTGATAGAAAAAGAACCAAAGGCAAATTTATTGTCTCTTGCGTATCAAGTTGGGTTTAACTCCAAAGCAAACTTCAATTTAGCCTTTAAGTCATTAAAAAAAATGTCCCCCAGTGAGTATGCAAAGTCTGTTGGGAAGGGCCATTCGGCTTAA
- a CDS encoding CocE/NonD family hydrolase: MKMQKIYRLFLPLGVFLIVACGQNGNQNSNNSAAVLGVLSGTNSDASASPEALRQTNANLSRDIQSAFAKENDGSFSFDDSIVVTSNDGTKIAGNLFVPKSGTGPFPAVIFVNSWALNEYEYIVPAAKLAKKGYVVFSYSTRGFGASEGLINVAGPKDIQDLSAIVDYLQANAPINSKIALSGISYGAGIALLGLSKEPRITTAVAMSGWGSLPDSLYGNQTPRLVWGLLLVTAGYITGRMDPIIAENFQKLLDTRDVAAVLAWASERSPNSAVAALNASGKPVYISNNSQDNLFQPNQILPYFEQLTVPKKLDLNNGIHATAEIGGILGIDNYVWTNAYDWFDYWLKGVQNGIMSKPKVSIQRRFSDARVTYSAWPNPNKVERTYHLRPMGLLSPGKITPTANTTNGTDTILSGGTSATTGVPLLSEILDGAVSVPVTTNVNLIDRTNAMVYISDKLTSPLKLRGKTFYKGRINSSDNAPHVVVYLYEVDVWGTGKLISHGTATLFGVKGKDTDLNVDLQAVAHDFPVGSRLALAIDNIDPMYAVPKPISLYTTAFKHTTSTASTLRFESE; this comes from the coding sequence ATGAAAATGCAAAAAATCTACCGTCTGTTCTTGCCACTTGGGGTCTTCCTGATTGTGGCTTGCGGACAAAATGGAAACCAAAACTCAAACAACAGCGCAGCCGTACTCGGTGTGTTAAGCGGAACAAATTCCGACGCATCCGCGTCACCGGAAGCACTACGACAAACTAACGCAAACCTATCCCGGGACATCCAATCTGCGTTTGCAAAAGAAAACGATGGAAGTTTCAGCTTTGATGACAGCATTGTTGTGACATCAAATGATGGGACCAAAATTGCAGGAAACTTATTTGTTCCCAAATCGGGAACAGGCCCCTTCCCTGCAGTTATCTTCGTCAATAGTTGGGCACTCAACGAATACGAATACATTGTTCCTGCCGCTAAGTTAGCAAAAAAAGGATACGTTGTTTTTAGTTATAGCACAAGAGGCTTCGGAGCATCAGAAGGACTCATCAATGTCGCAGGTCCGAAAGACATACAAGACCTTTCTGCGATTGTAGACTACTTACAAGCAAATGCACCAATCAACTCCAAAATTGCACTCTCTGGTATTTCTTATGGAGCCGGAATTGCTTTACTTGGACTCAGCAAAGAACCAAGAATTACAACAGCTGTGGCTATGAGTGGATGGGGGAGTTTACCAGATTCACTTTATGGAAACCAAACACCAAGACTCGTATGGGGACTACTTCTTGTCACTGCGGGTTATATAACAGGTAGAATGGATCCTATCATTGCCGAAAACTTTCAAAAACTTTTGGATACAAGGGATGTTGCTGCAGTTTTGGCTTGGGCGAGTGAACGATCACCTAACAGTGCTGTTGCTGCTCTCAATGCTTCGGGCAAACCTGTTTATATTTCAAACAACTCCCAAGACAATCTTTTCCAACCAAACCAAATTCTTCCTTACTTTGAACAACTGACAGTTCCTAAAAAATTAGATTTAAACAATGGAATTCATGCCACGGCAGAAATCGGAGGGATCCTAGGAATTGATAACTATGTTTGGACCAATGCTTATGACTGGTTTGATTATTGGTTGAAAGGAGTCCAAAATGGGATCATGTCGAAACCAAAAGTTTCTATCCAAAGAAGATTTTCTGATGCGAGAGTAACCTACTCTGCTTGGCCCAATCCAAACAAAGTGGAACGCACTTACCACTTAAGACCAATGGGATTACTCAGTCCTGGAAAAATCACACCAACAGCGAATACAACAAACGGAACCGACACTATCCTTTCTGGTGGAACGAGTGCCACTACAGGCGTTCCTCTTCTTTCCGAAATCTTAGATGGAGCTGTATCTGTACCCGTTACAACCAATGTCAATTTGATTGATCGTACAAACGCTATGGTTTATATCTCAGACAAATTGACGAGCCCATTAAAACTAAGAGGGAAAACTTTCTATAAAGGTCGTATCAACAGTTCAGACAATGCTCCTCATGTTGTGGTGTATTTGTACGAAGTGGATGTTTGGGGAACAGGAAAACTAATCTCTCATGGAACGGCAACACTCTTCGGTGTGAAAGGAAAAGATACGGACCTAAATGTCGATTTACAAGCAGTCGCACACGATTTCCCAGTCGGAAGCCGCCTGGCTCTTGCCATCGATAACATTGATCCCATGTATGCAGTACCGAAACCTATCTCACTGTATACAACTGCTTTTAAACATACCACATCCACGGCGTCTACTTTGCGTTTTGAAAGCGAATAA